From a single Oncorhynchus tshawytscha isolate Ot180627B linkage group LG29, Otsh_v2.0, whole genome shotgun sequence genomic region:
- the LOC112227906 gene encoding F-box/LRR-repeat protein 7-like — protein sequence MGANNGKQYGSEGKGSSSISSDISSSTDHTPTKAPKNVATTEDSDRSTRTLSTPSPGLILPTKSPSLSSPALSINGHESTSPSGSAETVAMVHPQPGTQTRSRQSKGQHYAPIDLLPDHALLQIFSHLPTNQLCCCARVCRLWYNLAWDPRLWSTVRLTGELLHADRALRVLTHRLCQDTPNVCLTLETVVASGCRRLTDRGLHAVAQCCPELRRLEVTGCYNISNEAVFEVVSCCPNLEHLNVSGCSKVTCISLTQEASVQLSPLHGQQISIHYLDMSDCFSLEDQGLRTIASHCPRLTHLYLRRCTRLTDEALRHLALHCPSVRELSLSDCRLVGDFGLREVARLEGCLRYLSVAHCGRITDVGVRYVARYCPRLRYLNARGCEGLTDHGLGHLARSCPKLKSLDVGKCPLVSDSGLEQLALYCQGLRRLSLRACESVTGRGLRAIAANCCDLQLLNVQDCEVSPEALRFVRRHCRRCVIEHTNPGFF from the exons ATGGGTGCGAACAATGGGAAACAGTATGGAAGTGAGG GTAAAGGTAGCTCCAGCATCTCCTCTGACATTAGTTCGAGTACAGATCACACACCGACCAAAGCTCCAAAGAATGTGGCTACCACCGAAG actcAGACCGCAGCACACGGACATTGAGCACCCCCAGCCCTGGCCTCATCCTGCCCACAAagtccccttccctctcctccccagccctTTCCATCAATGGCCATGAGTCCACCTCCCCCTCTGGCTCTGCAGAGACCGTCGCCATGGTGCACCCCCAGCCAGGCACCCAGACCCGCTCCCGCCAATCTAAAGGTCAACACTACGCCCCCATCGACCTCCTCCCTGATCATGCCCTCCTGCAGATCTTCTCTCACCTTCCCACCAATCAGCTGTGCTGCTGTGCACGGGTGTGCCGGCTCTGGTACAACCTGGCGTGGGACCCGCGCCTGTGGAGCACCGTGCGTCTGACAGGCGAGCTGCTCCATGCCGACCGTGCCCTGAGGGTGCTGACCCACCGGCTGTGTCAGGACACCCCCAACGTGTGTCTGACCCTGGAGACAGTAGTGGCCAGCGGCTGCCGGAGGCTCACTGACCGGGGGCTGCATGCAGTGGCTCAGTGTTGCCCGGAGCTGCGCCGCCTAGAGGTGACCGGCTGCTACAACATCTCCAACGAGGCCGTGTTCGAGGTGGTTTCCTGTTGCCCCAACCTGGAGCACCTCAATGTCTCAG GCTGTTCCAAGGTGACCTGCATCAGCCTCACCCAGGAGGCTTCAGTCCAGCTCTCTCCACTGCATGGCCAGCAGATCTCCATCCACTACCTGGACATGTCTGACTGTTTTTCCCTGGAGGACCAGGGCCTCCGCACCATTGCCTCCCACTGCCCCCGCCTCACACACCTCTACCTGCGGCGCTGCACGCGCCTCACTGACGAAGCCCTGCGCCACCTGGCTCTGCACTGCCCCTCCGTCAGGGAGCTCAGCCTCAGCGACTGCCGCCTGGTGGGGGATTTCGGGCTGCGCGAGGTGGCCCGCCTGGAGGGCTGCCTGCGCTACCTGAGTGTGGCCCACTGCGGCCGCATCACAGACGTGGGGGTGCGCTACGTGGCTCGCTACTGCCCGCGGCTCCGGTACCTGAATGCGCGGGGCTGCGAGGGCCTCACGGACCACGGCCTGGGACACTTGGCCAGGAGCTGCCCCAAACTCAAGTCCCTGGATGTAGGCAAGTGCCCGTTGGTGTCAGACAGCGGGCTGGAGCAGCTGGCACTGTATTGCCAGGGCCTGAGGAGGCTGAGCCTGAGGGCGTGCGAGAGCGTGACGGGTCGAGGGCTACGGGCTATAGCCGCGAACTGCTGCGACCTGCAGCTGCTCAACGTACAGGACTGCGAGGTGTCGCCGGAGGCACTGCGATTCGTTAGGCGCCACTGCAGACGTTGCGTCATAGAGCACACGAACCCCGGGTTCTTCTGA